The Gemmatimonadaceae bacterium genome contains the following window.
TCCACGTCCCCGGGCGGCCGGAGGCCCTCGATGGCGCGAATTTTCTGGCTGCGATCGTGGAAGGGATAGCGATCGAGCATCGAGAGCACCATCCGCGAGGACGGTCCGGGCGGCACCGTAGCCATCGGGCCCAGTTCGGCGACCTTGCGCTCGATCAGCCGGGCCACGCCGCGCTCGACCTTGGCCACGTGCCAGATGATCTGCGCGGGTGTCCACTGGTCGTCGGCCGGCGTCCGGTGCAGCTGGGCCTCCGGCACGGCCGCCAAGGCGGCCTCAAACTCGGCCCGAACCCGGGCGAGTTCCTCCTCCAAGACCTGGACTCGCTTGTCACCTTCACGCATGGCGAGAATCTCCTGCCGGAGGGCCCTGACGACAAGGGGGACCGTGAGGCGGCGAAACCTCGGCGGGCGGATGGGCGTAGGGCCTTGCAAGGAGGAGTCTATGCTTGGACTGCTATCGTTGGCCATCACACTGGGTGCGGCCTGGTTCGGAT
Protein-coding sequences here:
- a CDS encoding DinB family protein, whose amino-acid sequence is MREGDKRVQVLEEELARVRAEFEAALAAVPEAQLHRTPADDQWTPAQIIWHVAKVERGVARLIERKVAELGPMATVPPGPSSRMVLSMLDRYPFHDRSQKIRAIEGLRPPGDVDLVAERGRWADGRVQLLDAAYDAGPRLSLVRHDHPVFGPFDGWQWVLMIARHEQRHLMQLHEVVAATA